Within Anopheles nili chromosome 3, idAnoNiliSN_F5_01, whole genome shotgun sequence, the genomic segment TGTACTGGTGAGACCGTACGCCAATACGCCGTATGACGACGGAAAAGCGGTAAAGAAATGCGCCACAAACGCGCGCAAGTAACAACCAGGCGCACGCATACCAACACTCTATCCCACGGGAGGAGAGGGTAGTTTCGTTTTCGAGGTGGAATTATTCCGGATGGTTTAGATTGGGCACCGCGAGTGAATCGTGTGGGGAGGACACTTTGTGCATGCGAGCATCTTGCGAGATGAATCAACGCCAGTGAAAACAGTGCCCGAGTTGGTGGCCGGTGCATATCCACCCACACAACCACCCACATCCGGTTGAGAGGCgtctttgggtgggtgggtggtggtcatcatcagcagccaTCATCTTATCATGTTTATCGAACAAATTCCCTCAAGCAGTGATAATTAGTTGGTGGTGACGATCGCGAATGTGAGATACGGGTGCACTTTTCTaagtgcgcgtgtgtgtgtgtgtgtgtgcatgataTTAAAaggggtgaaggaaaaacattcaCCAAAATATTCTCTGACGAAAATTAGCCCCCCACAAACCTCCCATGACGCATCCGTCtctggtgaaggaaaacatctAAAACCTCCATCGTGAAACGCGAGTAGACGGGTGGCTTGGCAAGAGAAGAGGCCAGAAAAAATGGCggtatacacacacacacacgtggtacCGCTGCACGGCAGTCGCTAATAATAAACCCGCACGGCATGGCGCGCCGCCGATGGGGTGTTttagggggtggaaaaaaaagcagcaagcaatggaaagagagagcgagaggaccaacaaaaaaaagcaccagtCGCTGTACATCATCGGTGCGGAGTTTTTGTTTAGAAAATTCGATTCCGAATCGATCTGTTTTCGAGCACGAACGAACCCAGGTTTGTGGGTTTAAGTAGCAGCAGATTTTAAAACACGCGCCATGCTACACCTACGCACGCATCGATCGCCAAAGCCGCGGTACGATCAGCTGGTGGTTCGAGCAGGCACGGGCGATGATGTCATCCTCCTCtcacgatggaggcgcgtgTGATGATGCCGGCATTCGGGAGGGCTAGTGAGCACTTGACAGGGCGTGGATGCGTTGAAAACGGTGGGGATTTAATTAAGATCAACATTTCACGGTGTTTAAGGGTCACGGAGGATTGCGATCGCGCAcgaacacacactcacggTGAGGCTGTTGATTGGAGCAAATTGAACGCGATATCTGGTGCGCCTTAGGATGGGCGACCTCAAGTAAACAAACCTACCGTCCGTGTGTGACGTTTTCAGTGCATTAAGGTGATGCATCGAATGCAACTCCTCCATCTTGGTAGGGGTCTCCAAATAACGATTGTTTTGACAGCAAAACAGCGGTGAGCAGTCTGTTTTCAAATTGTTGGCTTATGGTTCGAGCCGCAGCAAATCGAATTTTAAACGTTGACTAATCCCCGTTTAAAGGCAATGTGTTCGATCGCTTTCCGTTCGCTTGAAACCCGAAACCACACATGCAGTTGCATTGTCTTGGGCACCTGCTAAAATGCAACCATGACAGAGCAGCCCGCGAAACAggtgtaaatatttacaaataTGAACGCGCTCGTCAACATTCCGCGATCGTCAACGCCTGCCAGTGCACCGATCGTCGTCCTTCATTCGATGTGTGAGCTCGCAcaggcgcgtgtgtgtgtgtttcttgcCAAATGCAATTAGTTGCCCTTGCATTTCACCGCGTTCAATAGCTGGCAAATAGGTGCCACGTTTAACGGCTAGCTTCCGCCCACTTAAACCGGTGATCGCGTAAAGCATTCAAGTTCAATCGGTGCCACCCGAGAGATCGCGTAGGCGATCGTGTCGCGATGGTGTCGATCGTTGGACGCACATTTTGGTGTACCGTAGGAAAACCGGCTCCCATTCTGGCTGGTGGAGACGTGGCAGAGAAtatttttgaataatattttatttctgtttccGGGCGGCTAACGCGCGTTCGATGACGTAACGATCGCGTGCAGTGGCGCGAACAGCGATGCGCAACAGCTGCAAAGCATAGGGGGTTGATGTGTGGGTATGCAAATTGTGCCCGTCTGAGCACCCGGTGGTGTACTGAGCATGAATAATAAACGCGCTGAACGCGTACGGAAGCATAGAAGAAATGGGGGGATTTTCCTATGATTTGTTGGATTCAGTGCACGATCATAACACGGTGTTTGTACGAACAACTGTTACTTAATATCAACGATCGCGATGTGTGAACATGAAACCCTTTACCCGCAGGTTCTGAAGGTACCTTACGAAAACCGCGTTCAAGCAAATAATGAACCCAACGCGTGTTTGATCGCAACACACGCTGGTattggtgaaggaaaatagTGCCAAAGAACGCATCCCCGGGAACAAGGAAGGACGCAAGGATTAGAGCACCAGTAGCAGCCGCAAAccgaaacacaaaacaatggccgaacaaaacgaaaacagtgCGATGAAGAAGAGCGTCAAAATTCAGGACTACATTTCGCCTGGTATCTCGCGCGAGCGCAGCTTCATACGCACATCGAACCAGCAGGTAATGAGAGGCCAAATGAGCTTCGGCATGGCGGCTACTACTATCGTGAACCTATCGAACTGCTCTGTGataacatttttcttcttttcctttaaCGCTGCCTGTTCCACTGACTATctgtttgaaaatttgaaaattcaacccCCTAGCCATTGTTTGAGGTAAAAAACGCTATTGGAgtacatttttttagtttattttgtgACAAATTTTTGTGcttggtttcgctttcgcttaGAGTAGGAATAATATCGAGATTTTGGATAAATATCTCTGCCTATGCTTGTCACACGACATTCCTTTATTGCCGTTGGTTTTATCTGCCTCATTCAGCTTGCTTCAATAtggtttttcgctttcaactcgtttaaacattttctcattttgtCCATTTCACGCGCGCAgctcaacagcaacaacaaacggcGCAGTTTGGCATTCAGCCAGAGCCAGGCCCATCAGCACGCTCAGCAGCAACTACGCGGTAAGCACAACGTTCTGTCCCAGGCCAACCAGTACTGTCTAACATCCTTGTGTgaaatttttcacccaccacgaACAGAGGGTCGCCTGGACGGGTTGGCGGGTCTCAACAACAAGCTGAACGTGCACGCGCAGGAATTCCAGATGAACAACCTTCCACTCAACGATCATCGATTTCCACTGCAAAGCTCCAGGTAAGGTTTGAGAGCTCGCCCCACAAAGGATCACCCTCACGAAAATGATTCTTCTCGTCCCGTTGGGGCACGTTTTAGGTCGCTGAACATCTACAGCAGCTCCCTGCAGCACTCGAAATCGAGCGTCACGATGCCGCTGGGCGGAATGCCTCCAGGACGGGCACATCACGCGCTCCAGCTAGGCAGCATTGGCAGTCCCGTCCCGAGAGGATCACTCATGATGCCCAACCACAACCCATTGCACCATGTTGGCGTGCCGTTGCAGCAATCCCACATGCCCCTGGTAAACTCGCCCTCAAGCAGCAACATCCTGCACGTAAGTCCTGCCGCGGGGCATCGCAGGACCGCCTCCACCGCTCTCATCAGCGCGCTACGCCTTCGCTTACTGTGAAAATTGTCGTTTGTGttgcgtgtggctgtgtgtgtgttgatccGCTTGCTTATCTGCTCTCGTCTCTGCTCTTTCATGTTTCGTTGCCGCCATCGCGATCTCGTACCATCTCAGTCCAGCGGACCACGCGTCAAGTTCGCCCCGGAACCGATGCTTCACAccgccacacacccacacagcaGCCACTCGCCACACGCCTCctccatcagcagcaacagcaacagcaacaacaacaacaacaccagcaacatcaacaacaacaacaacacccaaCTGAATCTGGCCCCTTTGCAGCGCTCGAAGTCCCTCTCGTCGGCGGATACGCTGGCTCGCGGGTTGGCCAGTCTCGGATTGGGGATTGGGGGTGAGGCGAACGACATCGGGATGTTCCCACCGGAGGTGCAGGCCGCCATCAACAAGGCGATCGATGATCCGAACCAGCTGAATGCCCGCTGCCTGATGGAGCTGGCTGCCCAGCTGTTGCATCGTGCCGTCGATGGGCGCCGGTAAGCCAATGCCTACTTCTCTTCTGTCAAACACCACTGACAGCTCAACTGTCAGGTGGAAGAAGTACACTGCTTAGTAATTATTTGTTGGAAAAAATTCTACAACCATGGCTTGTCTCCTTCCCAGCTACTCACTCCCCATATCGCGTGTCTGCATTTCGATCATCGCCaaggagaagaaggaaacgTTTCTGGAGGCGTTGCTCAACACCTGCCGCCAGTGGTACCAGGAGCGAGAGAAGGTGCTCGGTGCGATGCAGAACTCGAAGAATCCGTCCAGGCCACGGTTCACCTCGTTCATGGCTTTCCTCACGGAGATGTTCTGCCAGCTGAAGCGACGTCAGCTGCAGCTCCGCACCGAGTGTGACGGTGTTCCACCACCGCTGGTGCTCCTGACCGTCCTCGGCAAGTGCTGTGAGGATTGTGTCCAGCCACCGGTTAGGTCCCTGTCAGAGGTAAGATCCTTCCAACGATGCCCATCGGTTCCACTCAACTCTACTGGCACATTTCCGTCCCCACAGATCGAATGTCTGTTCTTCGTGCTGACCTGTATCGGACGCGATCTGGAGACACATCTACCACAACAGCTCGAATCCTTGCTGGCCGGAGTTCGTGATGCGTTCCTGAATTCGGCCGCTTCGGCACCAGCTATTCGTCGCACACTGTTGCAGCTGATCGAGCTGCAGGCGTCCCACTGGCAGCTGCCTGGCAACACCGTCCTGTACTACTATCCCTCCTCCAAGTAAACCCGCTTGGATGTGGAGGTTCGCAGCGGCACACCTGCGccatctttctttttattttctttgattCATTTTGGATTGTCGTTGCTGTTGATGGACTGCATGTCTGGTACCGCCGGCCTGGCAGTAGGGCACGTGTGGTGCGCACCGTCGCGAACGAGACGAGACGAATCGAACGGAGCAATGAATTGCAACAAAATGGAAGACAGAACGAGAGTACGACGCGTCCGAGCGTCCTCACCCCTACTCGAAAACGCTCACCGACGCCTAAGACGACGCGATCAGACTACATTCCATCAAGCTGGTGAAAACAGGACTAGAGCGGAAGGACGCGAATGTCACGGACAGCAAcaactaaaaacaaaaaaaaagaaactaacaCACCTGTTAGCTCGCTAGCAAAACGACGGGCTCGCACTTGGACGTGCCAAGCACTACGCTAAAACGACGATCAGGGACGATCCCTTCATGTACTCATCATCCGTAACCGTAGCTAGggctttcttcttttcttttgcctaaattgtctttttgtttttggttttgtttgtctttgcAACCACTTGTTGCGCTGCTTCCCGCATCATGTCATGTCATCTTCGGTTCCCTTGATGTACCGTTTGTACTAAATACGAAACGCGAATGCACCGTTCAAAACCACTTATCGGCATTATTACGAAACGATTGATTACGAACCCCAAAACGCGTGAGCGGATTTGTTATGCTAAGTAAGTTACCCACTCGCTGAACAGTGACACACACAGCGGGGACGGGTTTAGTTCTGCAGCCCCTCAAACCAGTGCCATTGGCCACCGCACGGTAACACGGCCTGTATTAGGCAACCGAGTGATgtagcgagagaaaaaaccatccccatgAGAactcgcaacaacaacaaaaaaccagcgAACAAGCATAATCCTAGTCACTTGCAGGAGTGGCAAAAGTAGGTTGCACTTTGCGCATAATGCCAACTGCAGGCTGTAGTAGACACTGATAATTATATCCCTCCTTGTTTTTAAACTGACCCGCAGGCGACTGACTGAGGCGTCCGATGCCACAAACGGTCAAGGAAGAAGAGAGCGTGAaaagctttcattttccagccgGTTTGGttatcttttttcttgttgttttcttgCATTCGTTCACCTGCAGCAAACGTAGCCATATGCACCTGCCCGCCGGACGagtgggcctttttttacggtggccatttttttatttattcggaTAGAAAACCGGGGGAAGCAAAAGCGCCTGGTAAAAATTTAGGAAACGCACCGCTTACGCTAAGAGATGGTAAGATTTTGTATGTAAAAGTTGTCGCTCAAACAAGTAGATTGTACCGTTTATACCAAGTAAGGGAAATATATCTCCTCCAAGCAAAATGCACCCAGGATAGTCGTGGAAAGAAACGTTAAGCTTTGCTCGTTTGTGGTGTAAGGAAAAGCTCATCCGTTTAGCACGTCGTCGATATTACGCCTCGATTGAATTGTTCGACTCGAAAGAAGCCCATTACCCATGCTCGTAACAGTTTAAATGCTCGAACGATAAAGCGACTTCAACGTTTCAATTAACTACGCGATTTACTGAACGTTTTCCTATCAGTTTGGTTGCGTAAACTTACACCCTATCCTCTCTTTTTTCGCTGCAGCAATAACTTTGGTCGGTctcgagaaagcaaaaattaaatgagAACTAATGTTGTTTTAAGTAATTTCAATCCGCCTTTGTTTCCCCCGTGCAAAGTATGATTAATTTATACTCGTTTGTGCGTGGGCTTTCCTTGCTGCTCTCAAATAAACGCCTCCACCTGGCCACTAATGAGCTGCCGTGCCGTGCGTCGTacaggaagcaggaaaaatacggtgccccttttttcttccacatttTAATGGCACCGAGGAAATTGATGGCTTAACGATAGCGAAAGCCACCCGCCCGTCTGCACACGTTGCGCGTGCGgcagggaaataaaataaacacactaaCAATTATGCGTACAATATATACGCCTTTTTCCTCCGTTGCACAATCCGGGGAACCGGCGGCTTGTCGATTTGCAGACATTGCGCAATGCAACGCAACATGGCCAGCAAACATAGCCAACAACACGGGTGATGgtcgggtggtggaaaagcggaaaaaaatcccacccatcctaaaaacccaccgaaaccagcgcacacaaacgctcgCACGCAACGGCGGCGTCGATTCCGATTGTCTGTCGCCGTACGCACAACAACTGGGGGAGGCAAAAAGCTGCAGCGTGCATCTACGCGCGATGCACATAATTGAAATGGGAAGTGCAGCGCCACCGCGGCCGGCTAAACATGGTGATTATTAGCGGCCGCATCGGAGATCGCAGCCCTTAACCATCCACCGGGTGGGTTTGCACGTAACGCGGGCACGTTAGGTAAATGCATTGTGCATCCGATGCACTTATGCAGcagtttcgctttcgttgcgATCCGCTGCAGTGGGTGTGAGCGTGATCATGTCTTCTCTTTCGTGCTGTCAAAAGCAGTAGGccgcttttcttcgttttcctccGACAACTAGCAAGCCTACTTTGATCGATTTGTGTCGGGAAGCTCGAGCGGGATGAAGATTAAAAGATAGCGCTAAAAGCAACGTTATGCTACAcgcaaatttccaccaccacgagGCTGGTTTGGGGGCTTCTAATCAGTCGCTCGTGTGCGATGGTGGCTCTTATTTAATCGAATCTGGGGATATGGAATTCCCGCTTTCTGACTTCTcggaaatgtaatttaaacCGTGAACATGCTGCTTATCGGTCTTCTGGGAAACGGTGTGATGTCATAGCAGCCAAAGCATAGAGCAAATGTTAAGCTCAATTCATCTATTAGTCAGATAAATTTGAATGCAGGCACTTTTGAGTCCTTATTTCGATCAAAAATGCTTTTGAAGCTCAAACTACCTTAGATTTAATATTTGTattaaatagaaacaaaactaTTGCTCATTAAACCTCCCTAACATTGCCgttgattaaaacaaaatcataatgAAGCGAAGCTAGTACAATGTATTACCTTCCAATTGCGACATGAGTTAAACATCAGTGCGGGTAGAGCACTGCCCCGCCGTACCGCGAATTAATGCTGAATGAATGTATaaataatgttttaaaataatagcCATACCAACTCAGCCAACAAACTCAATTAAAAACATGTACCCCATTCAGCGTGAACATGGCAACATGCAGCTCGATTAAATGTGGCTAGAAAGAAACGCTTTTGCCCCACACACAACAGGAATATTATTACTTAATTTTATCGCTTGTCATTTCTACTCCTCTTAGTACGATCACTTGTAAGGGCaagttttctttcgcccctTGGTCGTAGTGCTGCCCCACGAAAAGCCCCCGACGGGCGCATGCCACACCAATGCATACCGAAACACCCATCCTTCATCTATCGCATTTTCCACACGCTTCCCGGACGGCGAAAGTTGATCGAACTCCTGGCAGCCTAATCGGTGCAGCCGCCACGGCATGAACTGCAGCTAAATGGCGCCGATCGCCATTTTTTCCTTGAcagctcacccacccaccatggCCGCAACTGTCACGAAACCGGCCAGCACTCGCCCACGAGCGTGAGTTTACGTGCACGATCGAACGTACGAGAAATGCACGGTACCCGGCATGGCTACTGCCCTACCGCATAGCCCTTTTAACGGTTTGCGTTTGAAAACGTGGCTAATTTGAACAGGGGTGCCGTGCGCGCGGTTGGAAAAGAAACATATTCATCGTTTCTTTGCACCCAGGGCGGACATTTCGAATGCATCCCGACCGGGTGCACTCTCCTTTTCgcagaaaaatgcaccctcgTGCAATTAGGCTGGGTGCTTCTCAAACGAGCCTCTTTTGACAGAACCGCATGTACGCGTATGTAACAAAGTG encodes:
- the LOC128727134 gene encoding uncharacterized protein LOC128727134 isoform X1 gives rise to the protein MAEQNENSAMKKSVKIQDYISPGISRERSFIRTSNQQLNSNNKRRSLAFSQSQAHQHAQQQLREGRLDGLAGLNNKLNVHAQEFQMNNLPLNDHRFPLQSSRSLNIYSSSLQHSKSSVTMPLGGMPPGRAHHALQLGSIGSPVPRGSLMMPNHNPLHHVGVPLQQSHMPLVNSPSSSNILHSSGPRVKFAPEPMLHTATHPHSSHSPHASSISSNSNSNNNNNTSNINNNNNTQLNLAPLQRSKSLSSADTLARGLASLGLGIGGEANDIGMFPPEVQAAINKAIDDPNQLNARCLMELAAQLLHRAVDGRRYSLPISRVCISIIAKEKKETFLEALLNTCRQWYQEREKVLGAMQNSKNPSRPRFTSFMAFLTEMFCQLKRRQLQLRTECDGVPPPLVLLTVLGKCCEDCVQPPVRSLSEIECLFFVLTCIGRDLETHLPQQLESLLAGVRDAFLNSAASAPAIRRTLLQLIELQASHWQLPGNTVLYYYPSSK
- the LOC128727134 gene encoding uncharacterized protein LOC128727134 isoform X2 yields the protein MAEQNENSAMKKSVKIQDYISPGISRERSFIRTSNQQLNSNNKRRSLAFSQSQAHQHAQQQLREGRLDGLAGLNNKLNVHAQEFQMNNLPLNDHRFPLQSSRSLNIYSSSLQHSKSSVTMPLGGMPPGRAHHALQLGSIGSPVPRGSLMMPNHNPLHHVGVPLQQSHMPLVNSPSSSNILHRSKSLSSADTLARGLASLGLGIGGEANDIGMFPPEVQAAINKAIDDPNQLNARCLMELAAQLLHRAVDGRRYSLPISRVCISIIAKEKKETFLEALLNTCRQWYQEREKVLGAMQNSKNPSRPRFTSFMAFLTEMFCQLKRRQLQLRTECDGVPPPLVLLTVLGKCCEDCVQPPVRSLSEIECLFFVLTCIGRDLETHLPQQLESLLAGVRDAFLNSAASAPAIRRTLLQLIELQASHWQLPGNTVLYYYPSSK